Below is a window of Leucobacter chromiiresistens DNA.
CCACTCGGCGAGCGCGATGACGTCCTGGCGGTGCTCCACGTGCTGGTAGCGGTCGGTCACCATGGCGCCGCGCTTGTTCCAGCGCCGCCGGCCGACGATGTGCACGGTGTCGGCCGCGAACGCGTTGGCGCTGCGCACGATCGAGCCGATGTTCATGTCGTGCTGCCAGTTCTCGATCGCGACGTGGAACGGATGCCGGTGCTCGTCGAGGTCGGCCACGATCGCGGCCATGCTCCAGTACCGGTACCGGTCGATCACGTTGCGGGTGTCGCCGTGCTCGAGCAGCTCGGGATCGTAGTGCGCATCGGCGGGCCACGCGTCGCGCCCGCCCGGCCAAGGACCCACTCCGGAGGTCGAGCGCTCGGGAGTCGGTACGGCCTGGGGCGCTGCGTCGTTCACCCGTAGATTCTCGCACGCGCGCTCTCTCCCCCTCCCTCCCCTCGAAGCGGGGTCACTTCGGGAGGGTGTCGCACGCAGGGTCGACGCCGACACGCTCCCGAAGCGACCCCGCTCCGAGAGAAGCAGCGGCGGCAGGGCGGCACGGCGGCACGGCGGCACGGCCGCGCCGCACGGCCGCGCGCCCCACCTACTGGTTCGAGAAGGCGGCGTCGAAGGAGGCCGTCGGGCGCTTCCAGAGGAGGGCGCGGATCCGCTCGACCGCCTCGGCCGCGCCGTGCAGGCGGTCCATGCCGGCGTCCTCCCACTCGATCGAGATCGGGCCGGTGTAGCCGATGCCGGCGAGCGCCCGGAAGCCGTCCTCCCAATGGATGTCGCCGTGGCCGGTCGACACGAAGTCCCACCCGCGGCGGGGATCGCCCCAGGGGAGGTGGGATCCGAGGATGCCCGCGCGCCCCGTCTGCGGGCGCAGGCGCGTGTCCTTGCAGTCGACGTGGCAGATGCGGTCGGCGAAGTCGACGATGAACCCGATGGGGTCGACGCCCTGCCACACGAGGTGGCTCGGATCCCAGTTGATGCCGAACGACGGATGGTGGTCGACGGCTTCGAGGGCGCGCACGGTCGTCCAGTAGTCGTAGGCGATCTCGGAGGGGTGCACCTCGTGCGCGTACCGCACGCCCTCCCCGTCGAAGACGTCGAGGATCGGCGCCCAGCGCCTGGCGAAGTCGGCGTACCCCTCGTCGATCACCGATTCGGGCACGGGCGGGAACATCGCGACGTAGGGCCAGATCTTCGACCCGGTGAAGCCGGTGACCACGTCGGCGCCGAGTTTGCGGGCGACGCGGGCGGCGCGCTGCATGTCTGCCGCGGCGCGCTGCCGCACGCCCTCGGGGTCGCCGTCGCCCCACACGTAGGGGCGCACGATGGCCTGGTGGCGGAAGTCGATGGGGTCGTCGCAGACCGCCTGCCCGGCGAGGTGGTTCGAGATCGCCCACACCTTGAGACCGTAGCGGTCGAGCACTTCGAGCCGGGAGCGCAGGTAGGCGTCGTCCTCGTCGGCGCGCGCGAGGTCGAGGTGGTCGCCGGAGGCGGCGATCTCGAGCCCGTCGTACCCCCACTCGGCGGCGAGGCGGGCGACCTCTTCGAACGGCAGATCGGCCCACTGCCCGGTGAAGAGGGTGACGGGGTGCGAGGCTTCCGGGTTCATGGGCGGCCGCTCCTTTGCAGCTGGTGGTCGGTGAGGAAATCGTAGGTGATGCGCGCGAGCGCATCCTGCGACGCTGCGAGCGGGCGCCAGATCGACGCCGCGGTCGCGATCGTGTCGTTGTCTCCGGTGAAGCTCTCGAGCGTGAGCGGGCCGGCGTAGCCGACGTCGTCGAGGGCGTCGAAGAAGGCGCTCCAGTCGGTGTGGTCGGGCCCTGCGGGGCCGCGGTCGTTGCCGCACACCTGCACGACGGCGAGGTGATCGCCGGCGGCCCGGATCGCCGCGGCCGGCGAGCGCTCCTCGATGTTGAGGTGGTAGGCGTCGAGCGCGAGACCGAGGCCGGCGCCGCCGGGGGCCCCGTCTCCGAGCAGGGGATCGAGGGCGTCGAGCGCCTGGCCGACCGTGTTGAGGAGGCTCGTCTCGTACCGGTTGAGGGGTTCGATCGCGAGTGTCACGCCGCGCTCGGCGGCGTAGTCGGCGACGGGCCGGATCGCCTCGCGCCACGCGGCGATCACCGCGGCCCGCTCCGCGGCGTCCATGCGCCAGACGCGGCCGGTGCGCGCGGTGAAGGGGCCGGCGACGGTCGGGGATCCGACCGCGATCGCGACGTCGACG
It encodes the following:
- a CDS encoding sugar phosphate isomerase/epimerase family protein, encoding MNPEASHPVTLFTGQWADLPFEEVARLAAEWGYDGLEIAASGDHLDLARADEDDAYLRSRLEVLDRYGLKVWAISNHLAGQAVCDDPIDFRHQAIVRPYVWGDGDPEGVRQRAAADMQRAARVARKLGADVVTGFTGSKIWPYVAMFPPVPESVIDEGYADFARRWAPILDVFDGEGVRYAHEVHPSEIAYDYWTTVRALEAVDHHPSFGINWDPSHLVWQGVDPIGFIVDFADRICHVDCKDTRLRPQTGRAGILGSHLPWGDPRRGWDFVSTGHGDIHWEDGFRALAGIGYTGPISIEWEDAGMDRLHGAAEAVERIRALLWKRPTASFDAAFSNQ
- a CDS encoding sugar phosphate isomerase/epimerase family protein, whose product is MRRTLGVNTWVWTSPLDDASLVAIAERARGIGYELLELPVETPGDWSPGLAAERLAALGMGARVVGAMGEGRDLLDERFRAATQAYLRHCVDVAIAVGSPTVAGPFTARTGRVWRMDAAERAAVIAAWREAIRPVADYAAERGVTLAIEPLNRYETSLLNTVGQALDALDPLLGDGAPGGAGLGLALDAYHLNIEERSPAAAIRAAGDHLAVVQVCGNDRGPAGPDHTDWSAFFDALDDVGYAGPLTLESFTGDNDTIATAASIWRPLAASQDALARITYDFLTDHQLQRSGRP
- a CDS encoding TrmH family RNA methyltransferase — encoded protein: MNDAAPQAVPTPERSTSGVGPWPGGRDAWPADAHYDPELLEHGDTRNVIDRYRYWSMAAIVADLDEHRHPFHVAIENWQHDMNIGSIVRSANAFAADTVHIVGRRRWNKRGAMVTDRYQHVEHRQDVIALAEWARGEGIPIIAIDNVPGCVPMETFDWPERCVMLFGQEGPGLTAEAIAAADAVVEITQYGSTRSINASAAAAVSMYSWVQQHSLLRPR